In a genomic window of Flavobacterium crassostreae:
- a CDS encoding PorP/SprF family type IX secretion system membrane protein encodes MKKILLFVTLFYGFTPVLYSQETKTADGVVSFSLPIRNSLKYNQYTINPAFSFVRQNATYASFYNKRQWVAFQDAPQSYLVGYSGRFSENGGLGLGLFQQNYGLLTTFGAIANFAHNLVLQEDSNLTFGINVAAYKSGLNKGKAIVNSAEPSLDQLPSNTLLAISPGINYGNAFFDIGIALQNVALYNFTNSEIIKDDPEQSLQAHVMYTGFIDTYGFFDKSKFSTLVRSEFKKEKTVISGLAMLTLSQGAWVQGGYNTLYGMSAGLGVNITPKISIEYNYEKGTGNFSNFGSSHEFLIAYKFKSKDYYYGDDEEEGALISPDYSSKKSKPTNKAPYIDAKTRKDNADTKAAAAKQKLAADTQAKADAAAALKAKQAADAKAKADADAAAKAKQAADAKVKPSVVAPDKSATDAKAKADADAAKAKQAADAKAKADADAAMKAKQAADAKAKADADAAVKAKQAADAKAQADADAAAKAKQAADAKAKADADAAAKAKQAADAKAKADADAAAKAKQAADAKAQADADATAKAKQAADAKAQADADAAAKAKQAADAKAQADADAAAKAKQAADAKAQADADAAAKAKQAADAKAQADADAAAKAKQAVDADAKAQADADAEEKQRIAAELARKAKLATEASKDDNARAMDNVVQNFDTDSKKQTDLIEALNASVESKQKDLEDIREENDLSERGIYRQPKPFKSIADENAKLEALKAQIAEVNATQQTTLDNLTKLYEDRLKKNSNKNDVLTVSYLKKIEALKAEQAKLQSVNNKLLASLDKIKLETEIEKKRRIKRANFENDEGRYAKDLATLKYIKETTKSSPTPLTEKDFDFGQEQSNIQIVKNVKNEQSGYYLTIAVHNDVAKRDAFLTKVIASGGSNVNFFYNVNTSKYYIYYQKYDSLEQATYALQSKGNAAYNAKMSIVKIENE; translated from the coding sequence ATGAAGAAAATTTTACTTTTTGTAACTTTATTTTATGGTTTTACACCCGTACTCTATTCACAGGAAACTAAAACTGCGGATGGAGTTGTTTCGTTTTCGTTACCTATCAGAAATTCCTTAAAATACAATCAATATACCATAAATCCTGCGTTTAGTTTTGTAAGACAAAATGCTACGTATGCCTCTTTTTACAACAAAAGACAATGGGTTGCTTTTCAAGATGCGCCCCAATCGTATTTAGTTGGCTACTCGGGTAGATTCAGCGAAAACGGTGGTCTTGGTCTGGGGCTTTTTCAGCAAAATTATGGTCTACTAACTACTTTTGGAGCTATAGCAAATTTTGCGCACAATCTAGTACTTCAAGAAGACAGCAACCTAACCTTTGGTATAAACGTTGCTGCTTACAAAAGTGGCCTAAATAAAGGCAAAGCTATTGTAAATAGTGCAGAACCTTCCTTAGACCAATTGCCTTCTAACACTTTGTTAGCCATCAGCCCAGGTATTAACTACGGAAATGCCTTTTTTGATATCGGTATTGCACTCCAGAATGTTGCCTTATACAACTTTACCAACTCGGAAATAATCAAAGACGATCCAGAACAAAGCCTTCAAGCACATGTAATGTACACTGGTTTTATAGATACCTATGGTTTTTTTGACAAAAGTAAATTTTCTACCTTAGTACGTTCGGAGTTTAAAAAAGAAAAAACAGTTATATCAGGACTAGCCATGCTTACGCTATCTCAAGGCGCTTGGGTACAAGGAGGTTATAACACCTTGTACGGAATGTCCGCGGGTTTAGGAGTCAATATAACACCCAAAATTTCTATTGAATACAACTATGAAAAAGGCACCGGAAACTTTTCTAACTTCGGATCCTCTCATGAATTCTTGATAGCCTATAAATTCAAATCCAAAGACTATTATTATGGTGATGACGAAGAAGAAGGCGCATTAATCAGCCCAGATTATAGTTCCAAAAAAAGCAAGCCAACCAACAAAGCACCTTATATAGATGCCAAAACAAGAAAAGACAATGCCGATACAAAAGCAGCAGCTGCCAAACAAAAATTAGCTGCTGATACCCAAGCCAAAGCCGATGCAGCAGCAGCTCTTAAAGCCAAACAAGCTGCAGATGCTAAAGCAAAAGCCGATGCTGATGCTGCCGCCAAAGCCAAACAAGCTGCAGATGCAAAAGTAAAACCATCAGTGGTTGCTCCAGATAAATCAGCAACAGACGCTAAAGCAAAAGCGGATGCCGATGCCGCCAAAGCCAAACAAGCTGCCGATGCAAAAGCAAAAGCGGATGCCGATGCTGCCATGAAAGCCAAACAAGCTGCCGATGCTAAAGCAAAAGCCGATGCCGATGCTGCCGTCAAAGCCAAACAAGCCGCCGACGCCAAAGCACAAGCGGATGCCGATGCTGCCGCCAAAGCCAAACAAGCTGCCGATGCTAAAGCAAAAGCGGATGCCGATGCTGCTGCCAAAGCCAAACAAGCTGCCGATGCAAAAGCAAAAGCGGATGCCGATGCTGCCGCCAAAGCCAAACAAGCTGCAGACGCCAAAGCACAAGCCGATGCCGATGCTACCGCCAAAGCCAAACAAGCTGCAGACGCCAAAGCACAAGCCGATGCCGATGCTGCCGCCAAAGCCAAACAAGCTGCCGACGCTAAAGCACAAGCCGATGCCGATGCTGCCGCCAAAGCCAAACAAGCCGCCGACGCTAAAGCACAAGCGGATGCCGATGCTGCCGCCAAAGCCAAACAAGCTGCAGACGCCAAAGCACAAGCGGATGCTGATGCTGCCGCCAAAGCCAAACAAGCTGTAGACGCCGACGCCAAAGCACAAGCCGATGCCGATGCTGAAGAAAAACAAAGAATAGCTGCTGAACTAGCACGTAAAGCAAAATTAGCAACCGAAGCCTCTAAAGACGATAATGCACGAGCTATGGACAACGTAGTTCAAAATTTTGACACGGATTCCAAAAAACAAACCGATTTAATAGAGGCTTTAAACGCCTCTGTAGAAAGCAAACAAAAGGATTTAGAGGATATCCGAGAAGAAAATGATTTAAGCGAAAGAGGGATTTATAGACAGCCAAAGCCGTTTAAAAGTATTGCAGATGAAAACGCCAAATTAGAAGCTCTAAAAGCACAAATTGCGGAGGTAAATGCAACCCAGCAAACTACTTTAGATAATTTAACCAAATTGTATGAAGATAGGCTCAAAAAGAATTCGAACAAAAACGATGTACTTACGGTTTCGTATTTAAAGAAAATAGAAGCCCTAAAAGCAGAACAAGCAAAACTGCAATCGGTCAATAACAAACTTTTGGCTAGCTTAGATAAAATAAAATTAGAAACAGAGATCGAAAAGAAACGACGAATCAAGAGAGCTAACTTTGAGAATGACGAAGGCCGTTATGCTAAAGATTTAGCAACCCTGAAATATATTAAAGAAACGACTAAATCAAGTCCAACACCTCTAACGGAGAAAGATTTTGATTTTGGTCAGGAGCAATCCAATATACAGATTGTCAAAAATGTCAAAAACGAACAAAGTGGTTATTATTTAACCATTGCAGTACACAATGATGTAGCCAAACGAGATGCATTTTTGACCAAAGTAATTGCCTCTGGAGGATCCAATGTTAATTTCTTTTATAATGTAAATACGAGTAAATATTATATTTATTATCAAAAATATGACAGTCTGGAACAAGCCACTTATGCATTGCAATCTAAAGGGAATGCTGCGTATAATGCAAAAATGTCCATTGTTAAAATAGAAAATGAATAA
- the trpS gene encoding tryptophan--tRNA ligase, with translation MAKILTGVQSTGTPHLGNLLGAILPAIKLAADPKNESYLFIADLHSITQIKNGETLKTNTYSTAAAWLACGLDVEKVVFYRQSDVPQTAELSWYLSCFFPFQRLTLAHSFKDKADRLEDVNAGLFSYPMLMAADILLYDAEFVPVGKDQLQHLEITRDVASRFNHQMGETFVLPEAKIQEDSMLIPGTNGGKMSKSANNIINIFLDDKALRKQVMSIATDSTPLEDPKDPNTCNAFAIYALLANQEQLESMRANYLGGNYGYGHAKQALFELICETFRSEREKYNYYLNNLEEVDALLKIGAQKASAVANTVLDRVRIKLGFKAL, from the coding sequence ATGGCAAAAATACTTACCGGCGTTCAAAGCACAGGAACCCCACATCTAGGAAATCTATTGGGCGCAATTCTTCCGGCAATAAAATTAGCAGCGGATCCTAAAAACGAATCCTATCTTTTTATAGCCGATTTGCATTCTATCACCCAAATAAAAAATGGAGAAACTTTAAAAACCAATACCTATAGCACTGCAGCTGCTTGGTTAGCTTGCGGATTAGATGTAGAAAAAGTGGTTTTTTACCGGCAGTCTGACGTACCACAAACCGCAGAATTATCTTGGTATTTGAGTTGTTTTTTTCCGTTTCAGAGGCTTACTTTAGCACATTCTTTTAAGGATAAGGCAGACCGTTTAGAAGACGTAAATGCAGGTTTATTTTCGTATCCTATGCTAATGGCTGCGGATATATTATTGTATGATGCGGAGTTTGTTCCGGTAGGAAAAGACCAGTTGCAACATTTAGAAATCACTCGAGATGTTGCCTCAAGATTCAACCACCAAATGGGCGAAACCTTTGTACTACCAGAGGCAAAAATCCAAGAAGACAGCATGCTTATTCCAGGAACCAATGGCGGCAAAATGAGTAAGTCAGCCAATAATATTATTAATATTTTTTTGGATGACAAAGCATTACGAAAACAAGTAATGTCTATTGCCACAGATAGCACCCCATTAGAAGATCCAAAAGATCCCAACACCTGCAATGCCTTTGCCATTTATGCCTTATTAGCAAATCAGGAACAACTAGAGAGTATGCGGGCAAATTATCTCGGCGGTAATTACGGATATGGACACGCCAAACAGGCTTTGTTTGAGCTGATTTGTGAGACCTTTAGATCCGAAAGAGAAAAATACAATTACTACCTCAATAACCTTGAAGAAGTAGATGCTTTATTAAAAATTGGAGCTCAAAAAGCCTCGGCTGTTGCCAATACCGTTCTGGATAGAGTACGTATAAAACTCGGTTTTAAAGCTCTTTAA
- a CDS encoding gliding motility-associated C-terminal domain-containing protein, which produces MTKKFLYILLLVFPLANPMFAQMIIGKPSLVFTKACANPVGNTFDLRINFSATPSLNASNQFIIELSSPTGDFSAPKILYTTAMGEVVNSDKIVSVSFPTTTFGEQYRIRVKSTMPAATGQNSDFFGAYYKPHDEQFTINNANSQASYCQGGSYVLSIDPNANGITNSPLAFPELTYNWFQFNGDTVPPTVLATASTSSYTVTKPGIYYVETNYGTCTSNSYSNRVEVTASGTTASASITSSQGNPFCPSQGATILSTSTGSSYQWFKDNAKIDGATSQTYAATTAGLYSVAIDFGGCNATATIQLQQTSSTSSIDVPDRNTIASGDSLLVTVTTDAVSPTYQWFLNGESIPNATQSSYSATLRGNYKVVVSQAGTCNSENVLQFAVAYTTDPNIANIPNLISPNGDFINDTWIIPTAYTSGSNTKIVIISSNGDVVLQTDNYQNDWPTTALDFKNINPIYYYIITTKDNKTVKGSITVMK; this is translated from the coding sequence ATGACGAAAAAATTTTTATACATACTCCTTTTGGTATTCCCTTTAGCAAACCCTATGTTTGCCCAAATGATTATTGGAAAACCGTCCTTAGTTTTTACTAAAGCCTGTGCCAATCCTGTTGGTAATACATTTGATTTAAGGATTAATTTTTCGGCAACGCCTAGTTTAAATGCTTCTAATCAATTTATAATAGAATTATCCAGCCCTACTGGAGACTTTAGTGCTCCAAAAATTTTATATACCACTGCTATGGGAGAGGTTGTTAATTCGGACAAAATAGTAAGTGTTTCATTTCCAACCACTACTTTTGGAGAACAGTACAGAATTAGAGTTAAAAGTACCATGCCAGCAGCAACAGGACAAAACTCTGATTTTTTTGGAGCATATTACAAACCTCACGATGAACAGTTCACAATCAATAATGCCAATTCGCAAGCATCTTATTGCCAAGGCGGCAGTTATGTTTTGAGTATTGATCCCAACGCAAACGGGATTACTAATTCTCCTTTAGCATTTCCTGAACTAACCTATAATTGGTTCCAATTCAATGGAGATACCGTACCACCTACCGTATTGGCAACGGCATCTACTAGTAGTTATACCGTAACCAAGCCGGGTATTTATTATGTAGAAACAAATTATGGAACTTGTACCTCTAATTCCTATTCTAATAGAGTAGAAGTTACTGCTTCGGGTACCACTGCTTCTGCATCCATAACCTCAAGCCAAGGCAATCCTTTTTGTCCATCACAAGGTGCAACTATTTTGAGCACTTCTACTGGTAGTAGCTACCAATGGTTTAAAGACAATGCAAAAATAGATGGCGCAACAAGCCAAACCTATGCAGCAACTACCGCTGGACTTTATAGTGTTGCAATAGATTTTGGTGGTTGTAATGCAACAGCAACCATACAATTGCAACAAACCAGTAGCACAAGCAGTATAGATGTGCCAGACAGAAACACCATAGCATCGGGAGATTCTTTATTAGTTACCGTAACCACAGATGCCGTTTCTCCTACTTACCAATGGTTTCTAAACGGAGAAAGCATTCCAAACGCTACTCAGAGTAGTTATTCGGCTACCCTAAGAGGAAATTATAAAGTAGTAGTTTCGCAAGCTGGAACCTGCAACTCCGAAAATGTGCTACAATTTGCAGTGGCATACACTACAGATCCCAACATAGCCAATATCCCTAATTTGATTAGCCCTAACGGAGATTTTATCAATGATACGTGGATCATTCCAACAGCGTATACCTCTGGATCCAACACCAAAATAGTTATAATAAGTTCCAATGGAGATGTTGTTTTGCAAACAGATAATTATCAAAATGATTGGCCAACAACAGCTCTTGATTTTAAAAATATAAACCCCATTTACTACTATATTATTACAACTAAAGACAATAAAACAGTAAAAGGATCGATAACTGTAATGAAATAA
- a CDS encoding acyl-CoA thioesterase encodes MTPKHPSESLTTLTDLVLPSETNPLNNLFGGELLARMDRAASIAARRHSRRIVVTASVNHVAFNRAIPLGSVVTVEAKVSRSFKTSMEIYIDIWVEDRESGNKTKANEAIYTFVAVDDTGRPVEVPQIVPQTPLEIERFDAALRRKQLSLLLAGKIKPNEASELRALFI; translated from the coding sequence ATGACGCCAAAACATCCTTCAGAATCGCTCACTACTTTAACAGATCTAGTATTACCTAGTGAAACCAATCCGTTAAACAACCTTTTTGGAGGCGAATTACTGGCCCGAATGGACCGAGCAGCAAGTATAGCCGCCCGCAGACATTCCAGACGAATTGTAGTAACAGCATCTGTAAACCACGTGGCTTTCAATAGAGCCATACCCTTAGGGAGTGTTGTAACAGTAGAGGCCAAAGTATCTCGCTCGTTCAAAACCTCTATGGAAATTTATATCGATATATGGGTCGAAGACAGAGAATCCGGCAATAAAACCAAAGCCAACGAAGCCATTTATACCTTTGTAGCCGTAGACGATACTGGCAGACCCGTAGAAGTACCGCAGATTGTGCCCCAAACCCCTCTAGAAATAGAACGCTTTGATGCCGCACTCAGACGCAAACAACTCAGTTTGTTATTGGCCGGCAAAATAAAACCCAATGAAGCATCAGAATTGAGAGCATTATTTATCTAA
- the dprA gene encoding DNA-processing protein DprA, translating into MTEHDLFYLLALQRINGVGAIMAKKLLTHCGSAEAVFKTKSSDLAGIDGVGTVLLKNLKDPSVFEKAKAEIAFIQANGIEVAYFQDQNYPERLKQCIDGPVLLFSSGTINLKDRKIISIVGTRQITAYGTEFCRKLIEDLAPLDPIIVSGFAYGVDIVAHQLAMEYKLQTIGVVAHGLNQIYPKAHKKYVAAVEQNGGFMTEFWSSTNPDKENFVRRNRIVAGMTEATIVIESADRGGSLITATMANDYNRDVFAVPGRTTDKYSQGCNNLIKTQKANLLTSAADLVYIMNWDINQKPKPVQKQLFVTLDPEEQKIYDYLLKSGKELLDILALHCDFPVYKISGILLNMELKGVVRPLPGKLFEAI; encoded by the coding sequence ATGACAGAACACGATTTATTTTATTTATTAGCATTACAACGAATAAACGGAGTGGGCGCCATTATGGCCAAAAAACTTTTGACGCATTGTGGTAGTGCCGAAGCTGTTTTTAAAACCAAATCTTCTGATCTTGCAGGGATTGATGGTGTAGGAACAGTACTACTCAAAAATTTGAAAGACCCATCTGTTTTTGAAAAAGCCAAGGCAGAAATTGCTTTTATTCAAGCAAATGGTATTGAGGTTGCTTATTTTCAGGACCAAAACTATCCCGAACGACTAAAACAGTGTATTGATGGGCCTGTTTTGCTGTTTTCTTCGGGCACTATTAATTTAAAAGACCGCAAAATTATTAGTATAGTGGGGACCAGACAAATCACGGCGTATGGTACGGAGTTTTGTCGCAAACTTATAGAAGATTTAGCGCCATTAGACCCAATTATTGTTAGTGGTTTTGCCTATGGTGTAGATATTGTGGCACACCAATTGGCCATGGAATACAAGCTACAAACCATAGGAGTAGTTGCGCATGGCTTGAACCAAATTTATCCAAAGGCTCATAAAAAATATGTAGCTGCAGTGGAGCAAAATGGCGGTTTTATGACCGAGTTTTGGAGTAGTACTAACCCAGATAAAGAAAATTTTGTGCGCAGAAACAGAATTGTTGCCGGCATGACCGAAGCCACCATTGTAATTGAATCTGCAGATAGGGGTGGATCTTTAATTACTGCTACTATGGCAAATGACTACAATCGGGATGTTTTTGCGGTTCCGGGGCGTACCACAGACAAATACAGTCAGGGTTGTAATAATTTAATTAAAACCCAAAAAGCCAATTTACTAACTAGTGCAGCAGATTTGGTTTATATCATGAATTGGGATATTAACCAAAAACCAAAACCAGTGCAAAAACAACTTTTTGTTACCCTAGATCCAGAGGAACAAAAAATTTATGATTATTTATTGAAATCCGGTAAAGAACTACTAGACATCCTTGCGCTGCATTGTGATTTTCCGGTGTATAAAATCTCTGGAATATTACTTAACATGGAGCTCAAAGGCGTTGTCAGACCTTTGCCAGGCAAACTCTTTGAGGCAATTTAA
- a CDS encoding ATP-binding protein has product MLFSEILGQEHIKSHLTKSADSGRIPHAQLFIGPEGSGTLAMAIAYAQYILCTNSNGENTGPKESCNIKFQKLSHPDLHFAYPTVTTDTIKKSPKSIDFITQWRQFVSENPYGGLLDWYAILGVQNKQGEIRVDDAQEILKALSLKAYEGGYKFMLVWMADKLNTAASNKLLKLLEEPPEKTIFILLSENEEDILQTIRSRCQILHFNALTEPILAQGLITRENVDPKLAAKIAHQAQGNYNAALHLIHQDSQDNPFEEWFVSWVRAAFKAKGNAAAIQDLILWSEKIAALGRETQKKFLEFCIEMFRQALMITYDATSLVYYEPKVPKFKLENFAPFVNGNNILEIFNEISSATYHIERNGNAKIILTDLSIKLTRLIHKK; this is encoded by the coding sequence ATGCTGTTTTCGGAAATTTTAGGACAAGAACATATCAAAAGCCATCTAACCAAAAGTGCTGATTCGGGCAGAATACCGCACGCCCAATTATTTATTGGCCCCGAAGGTAGCGGCACATTGGCCATGGCTATAGCTTATGCACAATATATTTTGTGTACGAACTCCAATGGTGAAAATACAGGCCCCAAAGAATCCTGCAATATTAAGTTCCAAAAACTATCCCACCCGGATTTGCATTTTGCCTATCCTACGGTAACTACCGATACCATCAAAAAAAGCCCCAAAAGCATTGATTTTATCACTCAGTGGAGGCAATTTGTCTCTGAGAATCCTTACGGAGGTTTGTTGGATTGGTACGCCATTTTAGGCGTGCAAAATAAACAGGGAGAAATTAGAGTAGATGATGCGCAAGAAATCTTGAAAGCACTTTCGTTAAAAGCGTACGAAGGAGGTTACAAATTTATGCTAGTTTGGATGGCAGACAAACTAAATACGGCTGCTTCTAACAAATTATTAAAATTATTAGAAGAACCTCCCGAAAAAACCATTTTCATACTCCTATCTGAAAATGAAGAGGATATCCTGCAAACCATACGATCGCGTTGTCAAATTTTACATTTCAATGCATTAACCGAACCAATCTTAGCCCAAGGACTCATTACAAGAGAAAATGTGGATCCAAAACTAGCTGCTAAAATTGCCCATCAAGCACAAGGAAATTATAATGCGGCATTGCATTTGATACACCAAGATAGTCAAGACAATCCCTTTGAAGAGTGGTTTGTAAGCTGGGTGCGAGCTGCCTTTAAGGCAAAAGGAAATGCTGCAGCAATACAAGATTTGATCCTTTGGAGCGAAAAAATTGCCGCTTTGGGAAGAGAAACCCAAAAAAAGTTTTTAGAATTTTGCATCGAAATGTTTCGTCAAGCCTTAATGATTACTTACGATGCAACAAGTTTGGTTTATTATGAACCCAAAGTACCCAAATTCAAACTAGAAAACTTTGCCCCATTTGTTAACGGAAACAACATTCTAGAAATTTTTAATGAAATATCTAGCGCCACGTATCACATTGAACGCAATGGAAATGCCAAAATTATTTTAACTGATTTATCCATAAAACTCACCCGATTAATCCATAAAAAATAA
- a CDS encoding lysophospholipid acyltransferase family protein encodes MKAFKYIFWTLWRIWFYILMAIPILLLFPFLIVAISTDKGYPYFFKMARIWAKCILFGMGFYYKIEREQVLNPKESYLIVANHTSMTDIMLMLAVIQNPFVFVGKKELAKIPLFGFFYKRSCILVDRGCPKSRLEVFAQAQNRLSRGLSVCIFPEGGVPEESVFLDGFKDGAFRLAIDHQIPLVPITFADNKKRFSFTFFSGSPGIMRVHVGKIIPTKGKSGLDRKDLREQTRAVIYSELKKFQQPKGV; translated from the coding sequence ATGAAAGCTTTTAAATATATCTTTTGGACACTGTGGCGTATTTGGTTTTATATACTGATGGCCATTCCTATTTTGTTGTTGTTCCCATTTTTGATTGTAGCAATTAGTACCGATAAGGGGTATCCCTATTTTTTTAAAATGGCACGTATTTGGGCCAAATGCATTCTTTTTGGAATGGGTTTTTATTATAAAATTGAAAGGGAACAAGTTCTAAATCCGAAAGAAAGTTACCTTATTGTAGCCAATCATACCTCCATGACGGATATAATGCTAATGTTGGCGGTTATCCAAAATCCGTTTGTATTTGTGGGCAAAAAAGAATTAGCCAAAATTCCGTTGTTTGGTTTTTTCTATAAAAGAAGTTGTATTTTGGTAGATAGAGGCTGTCCCAAAAGTCGTTTGGAGGTTTTTGCCCAAGCCCAAAACCGATTAAGTAGAGGTCTAAGTGTGTGCATTTTTCCCGAAGGCGGGGTTCCAGAAGAATCGGTATTTTTGGATGGTTTTAAAGATGGGGCATTTCGGTTAGCGATTGACCACCAAATACCGCTTGTCCCGATAACTTTTGCGGATAATAAAAAACGTTTTTCCTTTACTTTTTTTAGCGGAAGCCCAGGAATTATGCGGGTGCATGTAGGCAAAATAATACCAACCAAAGGCAAGTCTGGTTTAGACCGAAAAGACCTGCGGGAACAAACCCGTGCGGTTATTTACTCCGAATTAAAAAAATTTCAGCAGCCCAAAGGTGTGTAA
- a CDS encoding DoxX family membrane protein: MNNVASILILIFLAISFIQSGYDKLFYWKDNLDWLKSHFAQTKLKNHVPLALLNILILELISGVLCIVGSIELIVNNGRVFGLYGAIFSCITLIMLLFGQRLAKDYDGARTIVIYFIPAVMAVYWLN; the protein is encoded by the coding sequence ATGAATAATGTAGCCTCTATTTTGATTTTGATTTTTTTAGCCATTTCTTTTATTCAATCCGGATACGATAAACTCTTTTACTGGAAAGATAATTTAGACTGGCTAAAAAGCCATTTTGCACAAACCAAACTAAAAAACCATGTGCCTCTAGCCCTATTAAACATTTTAATTCTAGAATTGATCTCCGGAGTATTGTGTATTGTAGGCAGCATTGAATTAATTGTCAACAACGGAAGAGTATTTGGTCTCTATGGCGCTATCTTTTCGTGCATTACCCTAATTATGCTACTATTTGGACAACGCTTAGCCAAAGATTATGATGGAGCCAGAACCATTGTGATCTATTTTATACCAGCCGTAATGGCGGTTTACTGGCTAAATTAG
- the recA gene encoding recombinase RecA: protein MSTEKEAKLKALQLTLDKLDKTYGKGTVMKMGDKAIVEVDTISSGSLGIDLALGVNGYPKGRIIEIYGPESSGKTTLTLHAIAEAQKAGGIAAFIDAEHAFDRNYAEKLGVDIENLIISQPDNGEQALEIAENLIRSGAIDIVVIDSVAALTPKSEIEGEMGDSKMGLHARLMSQALRKLTGSISKTNCTVFFINQLREKIGVMFGNPETTTGGNALKFYASVRLDIRRSTQIKDGDNVIGNRTKVKVVKNKVAPPFKVAEFDIMYGEGVSKTGEILDLAVEFEIIKKAGSWFSYGETKLGQGRDAVKSLIKDNPELAEELEVKIKERIKELAEA from the coding sequence ATGAGCACAGAAAAAGAAGCCAAATTAAAAGCCTTACAATTAACGTTAGATAAACTAGACAAAACCTACGGTAAAGGAACGGTAATGAAAATGGGCGATAAAGCCATTGTAGAAGTAGATACCATTTCTTCTGGATCTTTAGGAATAGATTTAGCCCTAGGAGTAAATGGATATCCAAAAGGAAGAATTATTGAAATCTATGGTCCAGAATCCTCCGGAAAAACAACCCTAACACTACATGCTATTGCAGAAGCCCAAAAAGCCGGTGGAATTGCCGCATTTATAGATGCAGAACACGCTTTTGATAGAAATTATGCCGAAAAACTAGGTGTAGACATTGAAAACTTAATCATCTCACAACCTGATAATGGAGAGCAGGCACTAGAAATTGCCGAAAACTTGATCCGTTCTGGAGCCATAGACATTGTTGTGATTGACTCCGTAGCGGCACTAACACCAAAGAGTGAAATTGAAGGTGAGATGGGAGATTCTAAAATGGGATTGCACGCCAGATTAATGTCTCAAGCATTGAGAAAACTAACGGGTTCTATTAGTAAAACCAATTGTACTGTTTTCTTTATCAATCAATTGAGAGAAAAAATTGGAGTTATGTTTGGTAACCCCGAAACAACCACTGGAGGTAATGCCCTAAAGTTCTATGCATCAGTACGTTTGGACATTAGACGTTCTACACAAATCAAAGATGGCGATAACGTTATAGGAAACAGAACCAAGGTAAAAGTCGTAAAAAACAAAGTTGCCCCACCATTTAAGGTAGCAGAGTTTGACATCATGTATGGCGAAGGAGTTTCAAAAACAGGCGAAATTTTGGATCTAGCCGTAGAATTTGAAATCATCAAAAAAGCAGGTTCTTGGTTCAGCTACGGCGAAACCAAATTAGGGCAAGGACGCGATGCGGTAAAATCTTTAATTAAAGACAACCCCGAATTGGCCGAAGAGTTAGAAGTAAAGATAAAAGAAAGAATAAAAGAATTAGCAGAAGCATAA